One genomic region from Bartonella australis AUST/NH1 encodes:
- the recA gene encoding recombinase RecA produces the protein MDKTKALDAALSQIERSFGKGSIMRLGQKEQVVEIETVSTGSLSLDIALGIGGLPKGRIIEIYGPESSGKTTLALHSIAEIQKSGGVCAFIDAEHALDPVYARKLGVDLENLFISQPDTGEQALEITETLVRSGAVDVLVVDSVAALTPRAEIDGEMSDSLPGLQARLMSKALRKLTASIFRSNCMVIFINQIRMKIGVMFGSPETTTGGNALKFYASVRLDIRRIGAIKDRDIVIGNQTRVKVVKNKLAPPFKQVEFDIIYGEGISKLGELIDLGAKVGIVEKSGAWFSYNSQRLGQGRENAKQFLREHPEIAAEIETALRQNAGLIAVELLENAGSGNTESDEPI, from the coding sequence GTGGATAAAACGAAAGCTCTAGATGCTGCTCTGTCACAAATTGAACGTTCTTTTGGTAAAGGCTCGATTATGCGTCTTGGACAAAAGGAGCAGGTTGTTGAAATTGAAACAGTTTCGACGGGATCATTGTCCCTGGATATCGCCTTGGGTATAGGTGGGTTGCCGAAAGGGCGTATTATCGAAATTTATGGGCCAGAAAGTTCCGGGAAAACGACACTGGCTCTTCATTCTATCGCAGAAATACAAAAGAGTGGTGGTGTTTGCGCTTTTATTGATGCAGAGCATGCTCTTGACCCTGTTTACGCGCGCAAGCTTGGTGTTGATTTAGAGAATTTATTCATTTCTCAGCCGGATACGGGTGAGCAGGCTTTAGAAATCACGGAGACGTTAGTCCGTTCTGGAGCGGTTGATGTTCTCGTTGTTGATTCAGTGGCAGCTTTAACACCGCGTGCGGAAATTGATGGTGAAATGAGTGATTCTTTACCTGGGCTGCAAGCTCGATTGATGAGTAAAGCTCTGCGAAAACTGACTGCATCCATTTTTCGCTCCAACTGTATGGTTATTTTTATTAATCAAATTCGTATGAAAATTGGTGTAATGTTTGGTTCTCCTGAGACAACGACGGGCGGAAATGCCTTGAAATTTTATGCTTCTGTTCGTTTAGATATTCGTCGCATCGGGGCGATTAAAGACCGGGATATAGTGATCGGTAATCAAACGCGAGTCAAAGTAGTGAAAAATAAGTTAGCGCCCCCGTTCAAGCAAGTCGAATTTGATATTATTTACGGTGAAGGTATCTCCAAATTAGGGGAATTGATCGACTTAGGCGCTAAAGTTGGCATTGTAGAGAAGTCTGGTGCATGGTTCTCTTATAATTCCCAGCGTTTGGGGCAAGGGCGTGAGAACGCGAAGCAATTTTTACGCGAGCATCCAGAAATAGCCGCAGAGATTGAAACAGCTCTACGTCAGAATGCTGGTTTGATTGCGGTCGAATTATTGGAAAATGCGGGGTCTGGAAATACAGAAAGTGATGAGCCAATTTAA
- a CDS encoding replication-associated recombination protein A yields the protein MNKDFFTPSFDFRIEKNRPLAERMRPRSLSEVAGQNHLIGADGLLSRMVAVGSLGSMIFWGPPGTGKTTIARLLAREMNFAFEQISAIFSGVAELKKIFELAQTRFMSGCRTLLFVDEIHRFNRAQQDSFLPFVEDGTVILIGATTENPSFELNAALLSRVRVLTFRSHDSESLDTLLKRAEKLEGRSLPLDSYARNALIRMSDGDARAALALAEEIWCAARPEEIFDVEALQKIIQRRAPIYDKGRDGHYNLISALHKSVRGSDPDAALYYLARMFDAGEDRLYIGRRLVRIAIEDIGLADPQALVICNAAKDAYDYLGSPEGELALVQACLYLATAPKSNAAYLAYKAAMHCARKYGSLSPPKHILNAPTKFMKEEGYGSDYRYDHDEPEAFSGQEYFPEGLGRQIYYQPQERGFEREIAKRLEWWKKLRRKRGDQK from the coding sequence TTGAATAAAGATTTTTTTACTCCATCTTTTGACTTTCGTATTGAGAAAAATCGGCCGCTTGCAGAAAGGATGCGCCCTCGCTCTCTCAGTGAGGTGGCGGGGCAAAATCACCTCATCGGAGCAGACGGCCTGCTTTCGCGTATGGTGGCGGTTGGTTCGTTGGGTTCGATGATTTTTTGGGGGCCGCCGGGAACAGGAAAAACAACGATTGCGCGCTTATTAGCGCGTGAAATGAATTTCGCTTTTGAGCAAATTTCTGCCATTTTTTCTGGAGTTGCGGAGCTAAAGAAGATTTTTGAACTGGCACAAACTCGTTTTATGTCGGGGTGTAGGACGCTCTTATTTGTCGATGAGATTCACCGCTTTAATCGCGCTCAGCAGGATAGTTTTCTCCCATTCGTAGAGGACGGCACGGTCATTCTTATAGGTGCAACAACTGAAAATCCTTCATTTGAACTTAATGCAGCTCTTCTTTCACGCGTGCGTGTTTTGACATTTCGCTCACATGATAGTGAAAGCTTAGACACGCTTTTAAAGCGCGCTGAAAAGCTAGAAGGAAGATCTCTTCCTTTAGATAGCTACGCCAGAAACGCTTTGATAAGAATGTCTGATGGTGATGCGCGGGCCGCATTAGCATTGGCAGAAGAAATTTGGTGTGCTGCACGACCGGAAGAAATATTCGATGTTGAGGCTTTACAAAAAATTATTCAGCGCCGAGCTCCAATTTATGATAAAGGGCGAGATGGCCATTATAACCTCATTTCAGCGTTGCACAAATCAGTTCGTGGATCTGATCCTGATGCTGCTCTTTATTATCTTGCTCGTATGTTCGATGCTGGCGAAGACCGCTTATATATCGGGCGGAGATTGGTACGTATAGCTATTGAAGATATTGGTTTAGCGGACCCACAGGCTCTTGTCATTTGTAATGCAGCGAAGGATGCTTATGATTATTTAGGGTCCCCCGAAGGAGAATTGGCTTTAGTGCAAGCGTGCCTTTATCTTGCAACTGCACCAAAATCAAATGCGGCTTATCTTGCTTATAAAGCAGCGATGCATTGTGCACGCAAATACGGCTCTTTGTCTCCCCCTAAGCATATTCTTAACGCGCCTACAAAATTTATGAAGGAAGAAGGATATGGGAGTGATTATCGCTATGATCATGATGAACCAGAGGCCTTTTCAGGTCAGGAATATTTTCCTGAAGGACTTGGTCGCCAGATCTATTATCAGCCACAAGAACGCGGCTTTGAGCGTGAAATTGCAAAACGCCTTGAGTGGTGGAAGAAGTTGAGACGAAAACGGGGCGATCAAAAATAA
- a CDS encoding DegQ family serine endoprotease translates to MKYSILVGLFFAVIVRTSFCCANAQVPQTQSEITLSFAPLVKKAVPSVVNIYAARQVKVRSLFEGDPFFEQFFGRYKNNRPLRTQSSLGSGVIVDARGLVITNYHVIKDASEIKVALFDGREFESVVVLKDEATDIAVLKIDSKDAQFPVLPLGNSDSVEVGDLVLAIGNPFGVGQTVTSGIVSAQARTHVGISDFDFFIQTDAAINPGNSGGALIDMKGQLIGINTAIYSRSGGSVGIGFAIPANLIKVVLDTVKRGGKFFVPPYIGASFQSITPDIADGLGLEHSYGALVIEIVKDSPAAKAGLKVGDVIVSVQGARVDTPDSLGYRLMTAGIGRSLILEYLRGGKIFRTEITVSSTPESAFEKSEKIIDESPLSGAEVLDLTPQNSRRFHLPATARGVVVMSLDEISNAARIFRPGDILRAVNGYKIQTVSQLKEVLARGYPRVWQLEYERNGVYIRQFVR, encoded by the coding sequence GTGAAGTATTCTATTCTAGTAGGGCTTTTTTTTGCCGTTATAGTACGGACATCGTTTTGTTGCGCGAACGCTCAAGTTCCTCAAACGCAATCAGAAATCACACTTTCATTTGCTCCTTTAGTTAAAAAAGCTGTTCCATCTGTTGTGAATATTTATGCTGCCCGGCAGGTGAAGGTGCGCTCACTCTTCGAAGGTGATCCATTTTTTGAGCAATTTTTTGGCCGTTATAAAAATAATCGGCCTTTGCGCACGCAATCCTCTTTAGGATCAGGGGTGATTGTTGATGCACGCGGTTTAGTCATTACCAATTATCATGTAATTAAGGACGCTAGTGAAATTAAAGTTGCTCTTTTTGATGGGAGAGAATTTGAAAGTGTAGTTGTCTTGAAAGATGAAGCGACCGACATCGCAGTGCTAAAAATTGATTCAAAAGATGCTCAATTTCCTGTTCTTCCCTTAGGAAATTCTGATTCAGTCGAGGTTGGTGATCTCGTTCTTGCGATCGGTAATCCTTTCGGTGTGGGGCAGACAGTTACAAGCGGCATTGTTTCAGCTCAAGCGCGTACACATGTTGGTATTTCCGATTTTGACTTTTTTATTCAGACGGACGCTGCCATTAATCCGGGTAATTCTGGTGGAGCTTTAATCGATATGAAAGGCCAATTAATCGGGATTAATACAGCTATTTATTCGCGTTCAGGTGGCTCTGTAGGGATTGGTTTTGCTATTCCAGCAAATCTCATTAAAGTGGTGCTTGATACAGTTAAACGGGGTGGAAAATTTTTTGTGCCACCTTATATAGGCGCGTCTTTCCAAAGTATTACGCCTGATATTGCAGATGGCTTGGGCTTAGAACATTCTTACGGTGCTCTTGTTATCGAGATTGTTAAAGATAGTCCCGCTGCAAAAGCTGGTTTGAAAGTAGGTGATGTTATTGTAAGCGTGCAAGGTGCGCGAGTTGATACCCCGGATAGTCTCGGATATCGTTTGATGACGGCCGGTATTGGGCGCAGCCTGATTTTAGAATATCTGCGGGGTGGAAAAATTTTTCGAACAGAAATAACTGTGTCATCGACTCCAGAGTCTGCTTTTGAAAAATCTGAAAAAATTATTGATGAAAGTCCACTTTCTGGTGCTGAAGTATTGGATTTAACGCCACAAAATAGCCGACGTTTCCATCTTCCTGCAACGGCAAGGGGTGTTGTGGTTATGAGTCTTGATGAAATAAGCAATGCCGCGAGGATTTTTCGTCCTGGAGACATTTTACGCGCTGTTAATGGTTATAAAATTCAGACTGTAAGCCAGTTAAAAGAAGTGCTTGCGCGAGGTTATCCACGTGTTTGGCAACTAGAATATGAACGTAATGGTGTTTATATTCGTCAGTTTGTTCGTTGA